A genomic region of Kineococcus rhizosphaerae contains the following coding sequences:
- a CDS encoding GNAT family N-acetyltransferase, giving the protein MTQPPAVTVRPATADDLGAVSRVLAAAFAADPVMATFVPGPGDRRRRVEGFFRAVLLAGAVRHGAVDVAVDPAGRVLGAAAWEAPGGAGHLLAQVRRFPSFLASLGWRGIRRALRNQSVLAGHRPRPAHWYLAAIGVDDGARGLGVGSRLLSSRLRELDVRGEAAYLEASTSRSRTLYESFGFRHLATVRGLGGGVAPSSMWRPATA; this is encoded by the coding sequence GTGACCCAGCCGCCTGCCGTCACCGTCCGGCCCGCGACCGCCGACGACCTGGGCGCGGTGAGCCGCGTCCTCGCCGCGGCCTTCGCCGCCGACCCCGTGATGGCCACCTTCGTCCCCGGCCCGGGCGACCGGCGCCGGCGCGTCGAGGGGTTCTTCCGGGCCGTCCTGCTCGCCGGGGCCGTGCGCCACGGCGCCGTCGACGTCGCGGTCGACCCCGCCGGGCGCGTCCTCGGGGCCGCGGCCTGGGAGGCGCCCGGCGGTGCCGGCCACCTGCTGGCCCAGGTGCGCCGGTTCCCGTCGTTCCTCGCCAGCCTGGGCTGGCGCGGGATCCGCCGGGCCCTGCGCAACCAGTCCGTGCTCGCCGGGCACCGGCCCCGTCCCGCCCACTGGTACCTGGCCGCCATCGGGGTCGACGACGGCGCCCGCGGGCTCGGGGTGGGGTCCCGGCTCCTGTCGTCCCGGCTGCGCGAGCTCGACGTGCGGGGCGAGGCCGCCTACCTCGAGGCGTCCACCTCCCGCAGCCGCACGCTCTACGAGTCCTTCGGCTTCCGCCACCTCGCCACCGTCCGGGGGCTCGGCGGCGGGGTCGCACCGTCCTCCATGTGGCGGCCCGCGACGGCCTGA
- a CDS encoding aldehyde dehydrogenase family protein gives MSAGTLPLLDPATGEVVGRSPIHDGAAVDAAVARARAAFTAGTWSHRPVRERAAVLRRLADLVEDAADELAALDSRQSGRAITEVRGNDLPAAVESLRWFADAADKLTSAVTGGPAGGTSHALSLTLLEPVGVGAAVLPWNYPLAMTAWKVGPALAAGNSLLLKPADATPASALRLAELAERAGVPAGVLTVLTGTGPVTGAALAAHPDVDALSFTGSTAAGRAVLRAATDSNLKRVALEMGGKSPQLVFADALDGVGAQESDRLLDAVAEAAFLSGGQNCTAGSRVLVQAGVAEQLLAGLVERAAGLVVGDPADPATEVGPLVSAAARERVAGFVDRARAAGAVVHTGGSPLPGPGFGYPPTVLSGLPADAELEQEEVFGPVVSVSTFDDEGQAVRRANATRYGLAASVWTRDGDRALRVARALEAGVVSVNSYSEGDITTRFGGFKQSGFGSPEKSLEAFDLWTRRKAVWWHVSAGAR, from the coding sequence GTGAGCGCCGGCACCCTGCCCCTGCTCGACCCGGCGACGGGCGAGGTGGTGGGGCGCAGCCCGATCCACGACGGCGCCGCGGTGGACGCCGCGGTGGCCCGGGCACGCGCGGCGTTCACCGCGGGCACCTGGTCGCACCGGCCCGTGCGCGAGCGCGCCGCCGTCCTGCGCCGGCTCGCCGACCTCGTCGAGGACGCCGCCGACGAGCTCGCCGCGCTGGACTCGCGGCAGTCGGGCCGGGCGATCACCGAAGTGCGCGGCAACGACCTGCCGGCGGCGGTGGAGTCGTTGCGCTGGTTCGCCGACGCGGCGGACAAGCTGACCTCGGCCGTCACGGGCGGACCCGCGGGCGGGACCTCGCACGCGTTGTCGCTGACCCTGCTGGAACCCGTCGGCGTCGGTGCGGCCGTCCTGCCCTGGAACTACCCCCTGGCGATGACGGCGTGGAAGGTCGGGCCGGCCCTGGCGGCGGGCAACAGCCTGCTGCTGAAACCCGCCGACGCCACCCCCGCCTCGGCGCTGCGGCTGGCCGAGCTCGCCGAGCGCGCGGGCGTCCCCGCGGGGGTGCTCACCGTGCTGACCGGGACGGGCCCGGTGACGGGAGCGGCGCTCGCCGCCCACCCGGACGTCGACGCCCTGTCCTTCACCGGGTCCACGGCCGCGGGCCGGGCCGTCCTGCGCGCCGCCACCGACAGCAACCTCAAGCGGGTCGCGCTGGAGATGGGGGGCAAGAGCCCGCAGCTGGTGTTCGCCGACGCCCTCGACGGGGTCGGCGCGCAGGAGAGCGACCGGTTGCTGGACGCGGTCGCCGAGGCCGCGTTCCTGTCCGGTGGCCAGAACTGCACCGCCGGATCGCGGGTCCTGGTGCAGGCCGGGGTCGCCGAGCAGCTCCTGGCCGGGCTCGTCGAACGCGCGGCGGGGCTCGTCGTGGGCGACCCCGCCGACCCGGCCACCGAGGTCGGCCCCCTCGTCAGCGCCGCGGCCCGCGAGCGCGTGGCCGGGTTCGTCGACCGGGCCCGGGCCGCGGGGGCCGTCGTGCACACCGGGGGCAGCCCCCTGCCCGGACCCGGGTTCGGCTACCCGCCGACGGTCCTGTCCGGGCTGCCGGCCGACGCCGAGCTCGAGCAGGAGGAGGTGTTCGGGCCCGTCGTCAGCGTCTCGACGTTCGACGACGAGGGGCAGGCCGTGCGGCGGGCCAACGCCACGCGCTACGGCCTGGCCGCGTCGGTGTGGACCCGCGACGGCGACCGCGCGCTGCGGGTGGCCAGGGCGCTGGAGGCCGGGGTCGTCTCGGTGAACTCCTACAGCGAGGGCGACATCACCACGCGGTTCGGCGGTTTCAAGCAGTCGGGGTTCGGCTCCCCGGAGAAGTCGCTGGAGGCGTTCGACCTGTGGACGCGGCGGAAGGCCGTCTGGTGGCACGTCTCGGCCGGCGCGCGCTGA
- a CDS encoding MFS transporter, with protein MARLGRRALSAVPAAARPPRAGAEGEPWKRWTGALVLAWLGLWVAQFAPLQVLLPGLTARVDTGGGWLDVVRDFGVVAGAGGLVAALALPLVGRALDRTPPGAGHRGWYVAAVAACAGGLVLLGARTTLLGAAAAWSLTLLGLCAAGTVLTVAVTRRVPPGRRGTVSTGVGAANAVGIVLGTALAASTGDDARTGGLLLAGAVLACCAPYALTRPPPPLPPAPSVAASTGPPEPGPAARRASRHLLAGFGVRGLLVLGNALGTTLLLFFFTYRLGLADAEDFLVRVVLVYVVASVLTAAVCGPLSDRLRARRRFLVASTALQAVAALALAAVPERGTVLGAALVLGVGWGTFTAVDQAVVAAVAAATQRPAAAVALLGIAASLAQNLGPLAAAVVVTVAGGFTPLYVLAAVVVGAAGLLAAALPAERSTARQARAPQAVAGRHMEDGATPPPSPRTVARWRKPKDS; from the coding sequence GTGGCACGTCTCGGCCGGCGCGCGCTGAGCGCCGTCCCGGCGGCCGCCCGGCCGCCGCGGGCGGGAGCGGAGGGGGAACCGTGGAAGCGGTGGACCGGTGCCCTCGTCCTGGCCTGGCTGGGTCTGTGGGTCGCGCAGTTCGCCCCGCTGCAGGTCCTGCTGCCGGGGCTGACAGCGCGGGTGGACACCGGCGGCGGCTGGCTCGACGTCGTCCGCGACTTCGGGGTCGTCGCCGGGGCCGGGGGCCTGGTCGCCGCGCTCGCCCTGCCGCTGGTGGGGCGGGCGCTGGACCGGACCCCGCCGGGCGCGGGCCACCGCGGCTGGTACGTCGCGGCGGTGGCGGCCTGCGCGGGCGGGCTGGTCCTGCTCGGGGCGCGGACGACCCTGCTCGGCGCGGCCGCGGCCTGGAGCCTGACCCTGCTGGGGCTGTGCGCGGCCGGGACGGTGCTCACGGTCGCGGTGACGCGCCGCGTGCCGCCGGGGCGGCGCGGGACGGTCTCGACCGGGGTGGGGGCCGCGAACGCGGTGGGCATCGTCCTGGGGACCGCGCTGGCCGCCTCGACCGGGGACGACGCCCGCACGGGAGGGCTGCTGCTGGCGGGGGCGGTCCTGGCCTGCTGCGCGCCCTACGCGCTCACCCGCCCACCGCCTCCCCTGCCTCCGGCCCCGTCCGTCGCGGCGTCGACCGGCCCGCCGGAGCCGGGACCCGCCGCCCGCCGCGCGTCCCGGCACCTGCTCGCCGGGTTCGGCGTCCGCGGCCTGCTGGTGCTGGGCAACGCGCTGGGCACCACGCTGCTGCTCTTCTTCTTCACGTACCGCCTCGGGCTGGCGGACGCCGAGGACTTCCTCGTGCGGGTCGTGCTCGTCTACGTCGTCGCGAGCGTGCTGACGGCCGCGGTGTGCGGGCCGCTGTCGGACCGGCTGCGCGCCCGGCGGCGCTTCCTCGTGGCCTCCACGGCGCTGCAGGCCGTCGCGGCCCTGGCCCTGGCGGCCGTGCCGGAGCGCGGCACCGTCCTGGGGGCCGCGCTCGTGCTCGGGGTGGGCTGGGGCACCTTCACGGCCGTCGACCAGGCCGTCGTCGCGGCCGTCGCGGCGGCCACGCAGCGGCCGGCGGCGGCGGTCGCGCTGCTGGGGATCGCGGCGTCGCTGGCGCAGAACCTGGGGCCGCTCGCGGCGGCCGTCGTGGTGACGGTCGCGGGCGGGTTCACCCCGCTGTACGTGCTCGCGGCCGTGGTCGTCGGCGCGGCGGGGCTCCTGGCGGCCGCCCTGCCGGCCGAGCGGAGCACCGCGCGGCAGGCACGGGCACCTCAGGCCGTCGCGGGCCGCCACATGGAGGACGGTGCGACCCCGCCGCCGAGCCCCCGGACGGTGGCGAGGTGGCGGAAGCCGAAGGACTCGTAG
- a CDS encoding CDP-alcohol phosphatidyltransferase family protein: MDREAYLRRWQALHGGAHAGALVRGWLSGAHAIARPLAGAGVPPAAVTLAGAALAVAAAVVAVLGGRGGGAAVAAGVLIAVAGVFDNLDGAVAVMTGRTSARGALLDATLDRVGDAACAVVLWACGAPAWLALLAGALAQLQEYVRARGQGLGVDDVGVVSVAERPVRLAIAAASAVATAIVVWLDWATLGAAVWAVLGVIGLVQVVTAVGRRV, encoded by the coding sequence ATGGACCGGGAGGCCTACCTGCGGCGCTGGCAGGCGCTGCACGGCGGCGCGCACGCCGGAGCCCTCGTGCGCGGGTGGCTCAGCGGCGCGCACGCGATCGCCCGCCCCCTGGCCGGCGCCGGTGTCCCGCCGGCCGCCGTCACCCTCGCCGGCGCCGCGCTCGCCGTCGCGGCCGCCGTCGTCGCGGTGCTCGGCGGGCGCGGGGGAGGCGCGGCCGTCGCGGCCGGTGTCCTCATCGCCGTCGCGGGCGTCTTCGACAACCTCGACGGGGCCGTCGCCGTCATGACGGGGCGCACCAGTGCCCGCGGTGCGCTGCTGGACGCCACGCTGGACCGCGTCGGCGACGCCGCGTGCGCGGTCGTGCTCTGGGCCTGCGGGGCTCCCGCGTGGCTGGCGCTGCTGGCCGGCGCCCTCGCCCAGCTGCAGGAGTACGTGCGGGCCCGCGGTCAGGGGCTCGGCGTCGACGACGTGGGCGTCGTCTCCGTGGCCGAGCGTCCCGTCCGGCTCGCGATCGCCGCCGCCTCCGCCGTCGCGACCGCGATCGTCGTCTGGCTCGACTGGGCCACGCTGGGCGCCGCGGTGTGGGCGGTGCTCGGGGTCATCGGCCTGGTCCAGGTGGTCACCGCGGTGGGGCGCAGGGTGTAG